Proteins encoded in a region of the Flavobacterium sp. MDT1-60 genome:
- a CDS encoding RagB/SusD family nutrient uptake outer membrane protein: MKRYIHNKISRLLPLMVLAALSGSCSKDFLEADPLSFYEPEATFSTEAGLQATLALCDKQLRNNYIHYGYSGVSVPIGSEYLFSDMAQYGKTDTGSNIADYAATIVPTGDFRRDPSGESLYLGFMWTEAYTGIKNANTILSFIGNVKSLSEEVKNKYIGQAYFHRSYRYLNLVYQFGDIPLITKILEVPKQSYYSTKKEAIIEMITADMEKAVQFVPEQSKIGYVGMVSKGACRQLLIKCYLASGKFAEAEAQANILINQSGYSLVQNTLGIFDPGGNPTAWPITRNVIWDLHRPENKVITANTEAILVAPNGGAQSFLAFSSMRIFGPNWNDANLITPDGKTAAPRFPLTDKTNYNAKYDYQRAIGRGIGVISGSYYSQHPMWVVNGIEDKQDLRHNSTVGNWVNMEDLKYAPGAGGSATWAGQNFRMKDAAGKLLAQDSLRDWFDFPHYKIFLHDVVAEANPAANDFQGATAGASAHLYIYRLAETYLLRAEARFYQGNATGAAQDVTVVRARAKATQMYTTVTIGDICAERGRELYLEEWRNVELKRISHCLALSGKPDEWGHTYSKETWDKQSGTDAAGGSYWYQRIVHYTLYNKHPAGISVKPGVKFYSMDKRNNYWPIPYRLAIEPNIKGQLSQNFGYDGYNPGVKVWDKWQDAVEDESKI; this comes from the coding sequence ATGAAAAGATATATACATAATAAAATTTCAAGACTGCTGCCTCTTATGGTATTGGCTGCACTGTCTGGTTCTTGTTCAAAAGATTTTCTCGAAGCAGATCCGCTTTCGTTTTACGAACCGGAAGCTACATTTTCTACAGAAGCGGGGCTGCAGGCAACTTTAGCACTGTGCGATAAACAGCTGCGTAATAATTATATTCACTATGGTTATTCCGGTGTCAGTGTGCCTATTGGCTCAGAGTATCTTTTCTCTGACATGGCACAATATGGAAAAACGGATACCGGTAGTAATATTGCTGATTATGCTGCTACTATCGTTCCTACCGGAGATTTTCGAAGAGACCCAAGTGGTGAATCGCTTTATCTTGGATTTATGTGGACGGAGGCCTACACAGGGATTAAGAATGCTAATACCATATTGTCGTTTATTGGTAATGTGAAAAGTTTATCAGAGGAGGTTAAAAATAAATATATCGGGCAGGCTTATTTTCACAGATCATACCGTTATCTTAATCTGGTATATCAATTTGGAGATATACCGTTGATTACTAAAATTTTGGAGGTTCCAAAGCAGAGTTATTATTCTACTAAAAAGGAAGCCATCATAGAAATGATTACAGCAGATATGGAGAAAGCAGTACAATTTGTGCCAGAGCAGTCAAAAATAGGATATGTAGGTATGGTTAGCAAAGGGGCATGCCGTCAGTTACTGATCAAGTGTTATTTGGCATCCGGCAAATTTGCGGAGGCTGAAGCACAGGCAAATATTTTGATTAATCAATCAGGTTACTCTTTGGTACAAAACACTTTAGGGATTTTTGATCCGGGAGGAAATCCTACGGCATGGCCTATTACCAGAAATGTGATCTGGGATTTGCACAGGCCTGAGAACAAAGTGATTACTGCTAATACTGAAGCTATATTGGTTGCACCAAATGGAGGAGCACAGTCGTTTTTAGCCTTTTCTTCGATGAGAATTTTTGGACCTAACTGGAATGATGCTAATTTAATTACTCCAGATGGTAAAACAGCAGCACCTCGTTTTCCATTGACTGATAAAACGAATTATAATGCAAAATATGATTATCAAAGAGCAATAGGACGCGGTATTGGTGTTATTAGTGGTTCTTATTATTCACAGCATCCTATGTGGGTTGTGAACGGTATCGAGGACAAGCAGGATCTTAGACATAATAGTACTGTTGGTAACTGGGTGAATATGGAAGATCTTAAATACGCTCCCGGAGCAGGTGGTAGTGCCACATGGGCGGGGCAAAATTTCAGAATGAAGGATGCAGCCGGCAAACTGTTAGCACAAGATTCTCTTCGTGACTGGTTTGATTTTCCGCATTATAAAATCTTTTTACACGATGTTGTAGCTGAAGCTAATCCGGCAGCAAATGATTTTCAGGGCGCTACTGCAGGAGCTAGTGCACATCTGTACATCTATCGTTTAGCGGAGACCTATCTATTACGTGCAGAGGCGCGTTTTTACCAAGGTAATGCTACCGGAGCGGCTCAGGATGTGACTGTCGTAAGAGCAAGGGCGAAAGCTACACAAATGTATACCACTGTAACTATTGGTGATATTTGTGCCGAAAGAGGAAGAGAGCTTTATCTGGAAGAATGGAGAAATGTGGAGTTAAAACGTATTTCGCACTGTTTGGCACTTAGCGGAAAACCAGATGAATGGGGTCATACCTACAGTAAAGAGACTTGGGACAAGCAATCGGGAACAGATGCGGCCGGAGGAAGTTATTGGTACCAACGTATAGTACATTATACCCTTTACAACAAACATCCGGCTGGTATTTCTGTTAAGCCAGGTGTAAAGTTTTATTCTATGGACAAACGTAATAATTACTGGCCAATTCCGTATAGACTCGCGATTGAGCCTAATATTAAAGGACAGTTAAGTCAGAACTTTGGTTATGATGGCTATAATCCAGGTGTCAAAGTCTGGGATAAATGGCAGGATGCTGTTGAAGATGAAAGTAAAATTTAA
- a CDS encoding TonB-dependent receptor domain-containing protein, producing MSATVSYYKITNDNAVIRQADLVYQQDGKQVSKGVEFEFLAHPLPGLDITAGYAYNDNRIVKTSEANKAIEGNKAQDAPEDVVNFWASYKFQNVLKDLVLELERIMWTKVICRLRILFIFHLTRFLIKLYFMSNQTGEWGLS from the coding sequence ATAAGTGCAACAGTTAGTTATTATAAAATTACGAATGATAACGCTGTAATAAGACAAGCTGATTTAGTTTACCAACAAGATGGAAAACAGGTAAGTAAAGGTGTTGAGTTTGAATTTTTAGCGCACCCGCTTCCTGGTTTGGATATTACTGCAGGATATGCTTATAATGATAATCGTATCGTAAAAACAAGTGAGGCTAACAAAGCGATTGAAGGTAATAAAGCACAAGATGCACCAGAAGATGTAGTCAACTTTTGGGCTTCTTATAAATTTCAAAATGTTTTAAAGGATTTGGTATTGGAGTTGGAGCGAATTATGTGGACAAAAGTTATATGTCGACTGCGAATACTTTTTATATTCCATCTTACACGATTTTTAATCAAACTGTATTTTATGAGCAACCAAACTGGAGAGTGGGGGTTAAGTTAA
- a CDS encoding AMP-binding protein: protein MELYNLIRKNEKLTFTDSSTGLSKSIADMHQSLEIENLRSVVFIYNDNQLPAIETLLNFYQSRYTIALLGMGLLEDFKENLEQKYTPYYIYDPTRAEIEGYTAVNASDTIVLFKRNVNLVYPIHPKIKLLLSTSGTTGSPKFVRLSDENLVQNAKSIVEYMPIRTDDVVPLNVPINFVYGLSIFTTNCIKANQIVCTDKDAFQKEFWADFKKYGYSTLGGVPYFYEMLYSIGFFKKDHPSLRYLTHTGGMLNHKLIEAISDFSEKFGKQFFAQYGQTEACGRMAYLPPKDLLRKGTSIGLPVKNGSFEIDNETDELIYTGPNVFGGYANVRGDLQFFEQQEKLHTGDKARKDDEGYYYIVGRIKRIVKLFGVRLNLDETELLLKDALGGQTFICLGINDKHLAVMYTDKNLNKELILKVLKAKLNLHANSLKVMFIEDVPLTPNGKVNYPLLKEALEIEILVK from the coding sequence ATGGAACTATACAATTTAATCAGGAAAAACGAAAAACTGACCTTTACAGATTCCAGTACAGGGCTTTCAAAATCTATTGCAGATATGCATCAGTCTTTGGAAATTGAAAACCTGCGTTCTGTGGTTTTTATTTACAATGACAATCAGTTACCGGCAATCGAAACGTTACTAAACTTTTATCAAAGCAGGTACACAATTGCGCTGTTGGGAATGGGGCTATTGGAAGATTTTAAGGAGAATTTAGAACAAAAATATACTCCTTATTACATTTACGATCCAACTCGTGCTGAAATAGAAGGTTACACTGCTGTGAATGCTTCAGATACGATTGTTTTGTTTAAGCGAAATGTAAATTTAGTATATCCAATACATCCAAAAATTAAACTTTTGCTGAGCACTTCAGGAACAACGGGTTCACCAAAATTTGTCAGACTTTCTGATGAAAACCTGGTGCAGAATGCGAAGTCGATTGTGGAATATATGCCGATTCGAACAGATGATGTTGTGCCCTTAAATGTGCCGATTAATTTTGTTTACGGCTTATCTATTTTCACGACAAATTGCATCAAAGCCAATCAGATTGTTTGTACAGATAAAGACGCTTTTCAAAAAGAATTCTGGGCCGATTTTAAGAAATATGGATACTCTACCTTAGGTGGAGTTCCTTATTTTTATGAGATGTTGTACAGTATTGGTTTTTTCAAAAAAGATCATCCTTCACTTCGATATCTTACGCATACAGGCGGAATGCTGAATCATAAATTGATTGAAGCTATTTCGGATTTCAGTGAAAAATTCGGAAAACAATTCTTTGCGCAGTACGGTCAAACCGAAGCTTGTGGCCGAATGGCTTATTTGCCTCCAAAAGATCTTTTGAGAAAAGGAACTTCAATTGGTTTACCTGTAAAAAACGGGAGTTTCGAAATCGACAATGAAACAGATGAACTGATTTATACAGGTCCAAATGTATTTGGAGGATATGCTAATGTGAGAGGTGATCTTCAGTTTTTTGAACAGCAGGAAAAACTCCACACAGGAGACAAAGCCCGAAAAGATGATGAAGGTTACTACTATATTGTAGGCAGGATAAAACGAATTGTAAAATTATTTGGTGTACGACTTAATCTCGATGAAACAGAACTGCTTCTGAAAGATGCTTTGGGCGGACAAACTTTTATTTGTTTAGGAATAAACGATAAACATTTAGCTGTTATGTATACGGATAAGAACTTAAACAAAGAGTTAATTCTAAAGGTTTTAAAAGCAAAACTGAATCTTCATGCCAATTCTTTAAAAGTGATGTTTATAGAAGATGTGCCACTTACGCCAAATGGAAAAGTAAATTATCCGTTGCTTAAAGAAGCTTTAGAAATAGAGATCCTGGTGAAATAA
- a CDS encoding TonB-dependent receptor, whose protein sequence is MKYLSLRTSKFLFMMGLLFSALSSFAQQNHGKIKGHINTSDGKPASDVNIILKNSKYGTTTDEDGNFEISRVRENNYTLQISLAGYETVEKQVMIEINKTTVVNEQLSVSNKELQEVVISNRKSLLSKKTQYVARMPLKNIENPQVYNVIHKELIQEQIVIDAAGAIRNAPGVVPLNYPSGGFAVIFRGFTVGINSRNGMETLSGRSTVGIANVERIEVLKGPSGTLFGSSASSFGGVVNLVTKKPFEASTTEISYTGGSYGVNRLTVDINTPLTKDKKVLFRLNAAVNNEKSFLDYGFNKTLSFTPSITFKASEKLTFNIDAELFKVNNTRALFPTVTTASGITNPGDIKLDYKKSLVHDDADAKSSSSKAFVQAEYQISDHWKSTTLFSYVNEDVDYSYQVLPTWTSPTTATIRATVFGPISSNYTNIQENINGEFSTGILKHKILAGVNYRYYTDTFSSTPTPTAPFRTIDVTTNFTPVRRNEIDKVLLAPVIRAGRDEYTFSGYASYVLGVADRLYAMASLRLDNFDRKESGTVPGYSQNSLSPKLGVVYQVVKDQVSIFGNYMNGFQNLAPVLQPSGEQLILDPLYANQYEAGIKTELFNKK, encoded by the coding sequence ATGAAATATCTTAGTTTAAGAACATCAAAGTTTTTATTTATGATGGGGCTTTTATTTTCAGCCCTTTCTTCTTTTGCACAACAAAATCATGGAAAAATAAAAGGACATATCAACACTTCTGATGGGAAACCTGCATCAGATGTAAATATTATACTTAAAAATTCAAAATATGGAACTACTACAGATGAAGATGGAAATTTTGAAATCAGCAGAGTAAGAGAAAACAACTACACCTTACAAATCTCTCTGGCTGGTTATGAAACTGTGGAAAAGCAGGTTATGATTGAAATTAATAAAACGACTGTAGTCAATGAACAATTGAGCGTTTCTAATAAAGAGCTGCAGGAAGTTGTTATTAGTAACAGAAAAAGTCTTCTTTCTAAAAAAACACAATATGTTGCCAGAATGCCGCTTAAAAACATAGAAAATCCACAGGTTTATAATGTTATACACAAAGAACTAATTCAGGAACAAATTGTAATTGATGCAGCTGGCGCTATAAGAAACGCACCGGGAGTTGTACCGCTTAATTATCCTTCAGGCGGATTTGCAGTTATTTTTAGAGGTTTCACTGTGGGAATTAATTCCCGAAACGGAATGGAAACATTATCAGGAAGATCAACTGTTGGTATTGCAAACGTAGAGCGAATTGAAGTGTTAAAAGGACCTTCAGGAACTTTGTTTGGATCGTCTGCTTCTTCTTTTGGAGGAGTTGTTAATCTGGTTACTAAAAAGCCTTTTGAAGCATCAACTACTGAAATTTCGTATACAGGCGGAAGTTATGGTGTAAACCGACTTACAGTTGACATTAATACTCCTTTAACTAAAGATAAAAAAGTACTTTTTAGACTTAATGCCGCGGTTAATAATGAAAAAAGCTTTTTAGATTACGGTTTTAATAAAACATTATCTTTTACTCCGAGTATTACTTTTAAAGCAAGTGAAAAACTTACTTTCAATATAGATGCCGAATTATTTAAGGTGAATAATACCAGAGCCTTATTCCCAACTGTTACCACTGCTTCTGGAATTACTAATCCGGGAGATATAAAATTAGATTATAAAAAATCATTAGTACATGATGATGCTGATGCAAAATCGTCTTCATCAAAAGCATTCGTTCAGGCAGAGTATCAAATATCAGATCATTGGAAGTCAACTACTTTGTTCTCTTATGTAAATGAAGATGTGGATTACAGCTATCAGGTTTTACCAACCTGGACTTCGCCTACTACAGCTACTATACGCGCAACGGTTTTTGGACCTATTTCAAGTAATTACACTAATATTCAGGAAAATATTAATGGTGAATTTTCGACAGGAATTTTAAAACATAAAATCTTAGCTGGTGTTAATTACAGATATTATACGGATACATTTTCGTCAACACCAACACCTACAGCTCCATTCAGAACAATTGATGTTACAACCAATTTTACTCCGGTAAGAAGAAATGAAATTGATAAAGTATTGTTGGCACCGGTTATTAGAGCAGGAAGAGATGAATATACTTTTAGCGGTTATGCGTCTTATGTATTAGGTGTTGCAGACAGATTGTACGCAATGGCCAGTTTGCGTTTAGATAATTTTGACCGAAAAGAAAGCGGAACAGTACCGGGCTATAGCCAAAATTCATTATCACCAAAATTAGGAGTGGTATATCAGGTTGTTAAAGATCAGGTTTCTATATTCGGAAATTACATGAACGGATTCCAGAATTTAGCACCGGTTTTACAACCAAGTGGCGAGCAATTGATATTAGATCCGCTTTACGCAAATCAATATGAGGCAGGTATAAAGACCGAATTGTTTAATAAAAAATAA
- a CDS encoding acyl carrier protein, which produces MNTIEQLHGVFSRAFEIPVEAVNDQLEYQAIAEWDSMSHLVLIEELESTYKISIEMEDILEMGSVAKIKDILKKYGFEIN; this is translated from the coding sequence ATGAATACAATAGAACAATTACACGGCGTATTTTCAAGAGCTTTTGAAATTCCGGTTGAAGCAGTAAATGACCAATTAGAGTATCAGGCTATTGCCGAATGGGATTCTATGAGCCATTTGGTATTAATAGAAGAACTGGAAAGCACTTATAAAATTTCTATAGAAATGGAAGATATTCTGGAAATGGGAAGCGTAGCAAAAATCAAAGATATTCTTAAAAAATATGGATTTGAAATTAATTAG
- a CDS encoding PepSY domain-containing protein, with protein MHLWLGLGSGIIVFIAALSGSILVFEKEIDKAINPEYYNVSTVGKTKKSIDYCVAVLQKQHSIKKITRIYTFNDPSRTFQILGKDSDKKAQFFSIDPYTGKVLGTTPQESRFFVVVLSLHRQLLLGETGEIIMGTSCLIFAFMLISGIVLWWPKKMKNIRQRLTVKWSGSFKRVNWDFHSTFGFYSFLILLIISLTGLSFAFTWFQDGVYFLADGTTKKPSAKVENPTKIDPKLDNTTFYQSIYNKADSIFPYTGNIQIRMPVDTINSILVLKENIEMAIPNQSSAAYFDKYTAENIEARPYKLFSTGDKIRRLNYPIHTGSIYGLPTKIIAFLVTLFAMTLPITGFLIWLGKKNKKKSVKKV; from the coding sequence TTGCATTTATGGTTAGGACTTGGCTCTGGTATAATTGTTTTTATAGCCGCTTTATCGGGAAGTATTTTGGTTTTTGAAAAAGAAATTGATAAAGCTATAAATCCTGAATATTATAATGTTTCAACAGTAGGAAAAACAAAAAAGAGCATTGACTATTGTGTAGCGGTACTTCAAAAACAACACTCCATAAAAAAAATAACCCGAATTTATACTTTTAATGACCCTTCGCGTACCTTCCAAATTTTGGGAAAAGATTCAGATAAAAAAGCACAGTTTTTTTCAATTGATCCTTATACCGGAAAAGTTCTGGGAACAACACCACAGGAAAGCAGATTTTTTGTTGTCGTTTTATCGCTACACAGACAATTATTACTGGGAGAAACTGGCGAAATTATCATGGGAACCTCATGTCTAATTTTTGCTTTTATGCTCATTTCCGGAATTGTATTATGGTGGCCTAAAAAAATGAAAAATATAAGGCAAAGACTAACTGTAAAATGGAGCGGCTCTTTCAAAAGAGTCAATTGGGACTTCCACTCTACTTTTGGTTTTTACAGTTTTTTAATTCTGCTTATTATCTCACTTACCGGATTGTCTTTTGCCTTTACCTGGTTTCAGGATGGTGTTTATTTTCTGGCTGACGGCACAACAAAAAAGCCTTCTGCAAAAGTAGAAAACCCAACCAAAATAGATCCTAAACTAGATAATACTACTTTTTACCAAAGCATTTACAACAAAGCAGACAGTATTTTTCCTTACACCGGAAACATCCAAATTAGAATGCCTGTAGATACAATCAACAGTATTTTAGTGCTTAAAGAGAATATAGAAATGGCAATTCCAAATCAGTCGAGTGCTGCTTATTTTGATAAATACACTGCTGAAAACATTGAAGCCAGACCATACAAATTATTCTCAACCGGAGACAAAATCAGACGTTTGAACTACCCTATTCATACTGGAAGTATTTATGGTCTTCCGACTAAAATAATTGCGTTTCTGGTAACGCTGTTTGCTATGACATTACCTATTACAGGATTTTTGATCTGGTTAGGGAAAAAAAATAAAAAAAAGAGCGTTAAAAAGGTTTGA
- a CDS encoding polysaccharide lyase has product MKKILKLTSLLFITALVFTSCEKEQDVDVPQAINKEVSKSAGSDSPQSLSKDAAPLAAATGGGAGARTITLQTNTLSCPGGLCTSFGVWSEGVYTVWFQMKFNSGFYWSRGGKCGYGILIGDQNTGGDPGWDGNGGSARFMWYCPNGSNSAKGSGAYLQPYVYYKDQPGQFGNDFGKKYYIQEGVTYNCQISVKLNTGSNTNGYVKYYVNGTEILNQTIRWVTNDSKRNVNAVSLHTFRGGSQEYWKAPVTSSIYYASAAWDAQ; this is encoded by the coding sequence ATGAAAAAAATCTTAAAATTAACAAGTTTGTTGTTTATTACAGCATTAGTGTTTACTTCCTGTGAAAAGGAACAAGATGTAGATGTGCCACAAGCCATTAACAAAGAAGTATCAAAAAGTGCTGGCTCAGATTCACCTCAAAGCTTAAGCAAGGACGCCGCCCCGCTTGCTGCTGCCACAGGTGGTGGTGCCGGAGCCAGAACAATCACATTGCAGACAAATACACTATCGTGTCCTGGTGGTTTGTGTACATCGTTTGGCGTTTGGTCAGAGGGCGTTTATACCGTTTGGTTCCAGATGAAATTTAATTCCGGATTTTATTGGAGCAGAGGAGGTAAATGCGGATATGGTATCCTGATTGGTGACCAAAATACTGGTGGCGACCCAGGGTGGGATGGCAATGGCGGTAGTGCCAGATTTATGTGGTATTGTCCAAATGGATCAAACAGTGCCAAAGGAAGCGGAGCTTATCTTCAGCCTTACGTCTATTATAAAGATCAGCCCGGACAATTTGGTAATGATTTTGGAAAAAAGTACTACATACAAGAAGGAGTGACCTATAACTGTCAGATTTCTGTTAAGTTAAATACAGGGTCAAATACTAACGGATACGTCAAATATTATGTAAATGGTACCGAGATATTGAATCAAACAATTCGTTGGGTGACTAACGATTCTAAACGAAATGTTAATGCAGTAAGTCTACACACGTTCCGTGGAGGTAGTCAGGAATACTGGAAAGCTCCGGTAACAAGTTCTATTTATTATGCCAGTGCAGCCTGGGATGCTCAATAG